In one Nicotiana tomentosiformis chromosome 6, ASM39032v3, whole genome shotgun sequence genomic region, the following are encoded:
- the LOC104116128 gene encoding F-box/LRR-repeat protein At3g26922-like, which yields MEGTDQISELPVSILEHIQSLLVVKDALNTSTLSKAWNSAWASLSCLNFGDDIFSKSKNIVSQILADRQKQNISIQRFMVKLPYASLTSNYVDNWINILVACNIKELSIEVERTHTYIKLPEAIFASKSLNVLRLGRFNLELPSNGIKFSSLRELYLADSFLDEQLLQALCASCSNLEVLSLSGFHGPISLQVAGTLPKLRAVYLEDCPDQFQMVDIAAPNLKDLEISSFCEDLHVIKITACKSLKHLELLTVEAVTDQWLEELLPNIPNLEIFHLSCCSSLKTVNISSDRLKYFQVTACNNLIEVDLDTPNLLGFLCDVRYGEDTVDPLPTFNLKASSLLEACLCLIPETLDNPWYSKLIKSLGNFNHCNAITLCCENDKEIVIPKDMRENLLPPLYDAKCLRVTIMNPLNHSVVDVVDSLLWISPQLDSLYFGCGTEDLKTLKFTYRDAADDEDEKPCCASLPWKCWRHELKKVKLNNFTCMELQELRNYLLTDTDILEEIFEVPP from the exons ATGGAAGGGACAGATCAAATTTCGGAACTGCCAGTGTCGATTTTGGAGCACATTCAGTCTTTACTTGTTGTTAAAGATGCTCTGAACACTAGTACATTGTCCAAGGCTTGGAACAGTGCTTGGGCTTCCCTCTCCTGCTTAAATTTTGGTGATGATATTTTCAGCAAGTCAAAAAACATTGTGAGTCAAATTCTAGCAGATCGGCAAAAGCAGAACATCTCTATACAAAGGTTCATGGTAAAGTTACCATATGCTTCGTTAACCTCTAATTACGTGGATAATTGGATTAATATACTGGTAGCCTGTAATATCAAAGAGTTGTCTATAGAGGTTGAACGCACACACACTTACATCAAGTTGCCTGAAGCAATCTTCGCTTCCAAATCTCTAAACGTGCTTCGTTTAGGCAGATTTAATCTCGAACTACCCTCTAATGGCATAAAATTTTCATCTTTGCGAGAGTTATACCTTGCTGACTCGTTTTTGGACGAGCAATTACTTCAAGCTCTATGCGCAAGCTGTAGCAATTTAGAAGTTTTGTCTTTAAGTGGATTTCATGGACCAATCAGTTTACAAGTAGCAGGAACTTTACCTAAACTAAGGGCGGTATATTTGGAAGATTGCCCAGATCAATTTCAGATGGTTGATATTGCAGCACCTAATCTTAAAGACCTTGAAATTAGCTCATTTTGTGAGGACCTACATGTAATTAAGATAACTGCTTGCAAATCCCTAAAGCATTTGGAGCTCTTGACTGTTGAGGCTGTCACTGACCAATGGTTAGAGGAGCTTCTTCCAAATATACCCAACCTTGAAATCTTTCACTTATCTTGTTGCTCGTCGTTGAAGACCGTGAATATCTCAAGTGATCGGCTCAAGTATTTCCAAGTAACTGCGTGCAATAATCTGATTGAGGTTGATCTAGATACTCCTAACTTACTAGGATTCTTATGTGATGTTCGTTATGGAGAAGATACTGTTGATCCCTTGCCCACATTCAATCTGAAAGCTTCAAGTCTGCTGGAAGCTTGTCTCTGTTTGATCCCAGAAACCCTTGACAATCCTTGGTACTCTAAGCTGATAAAGTCTCTTGGTAACTTTAATCATTGCAATGCTATCACTCTATGCTGTGAGAATGACAAG GAGATAGTTATACCAAAAGACATGAGAGAGAACTTGCTTCCTCCACTTTATGATGCTAAGTGTTTGCGTGTAACAATTATGAATCCATTGAATCATTCAGTTGTGGACGTTGTGGATAGTTTGCTCTGGATTTCTCCTCAACTGGACAGCCTATATTTTGGCTGCGGGACTGAAGACTTAAAGACCCTGAAG TTTACATACAGAGATGCAGCTGATGATGAAGATGAGAAACCTTGTTGTGCATCGCTGCCTTGGAAATGTTGGAGGCATGAGCTAAAGAAAGTTAAATTGAACAACTTTACATGTATGGAGCTGCAGGAGTTGAGAAACTACCTTCTCACAGATACAGACATTTTGGAGGAAATATTTGAAGTTCCACCATAA